A single Manduca sexta isolate Smith_Timp_Sample1 chromosome 11, JHU_Msex_v1.0, whole genome shotgun sequence DNA region contains:
- the LOC115444307 gene encoding connectin translates to MERRIAGIIYILITFALVNEMSINVQARDNNKRRSKEKTGGFQKNICDITDRDSKVHCYCENTREPRNATKAECWVFNGGIPRDDLIWQSFASQPTLQTLSFNVRVEGALGYVPTKALYYLQRLRSINIKYGNIIDVTPFAFANLTNLKEAGLSQNQIETLQQYAFAHLPNITTINLEDNMIIDIDTEAFYDVPKLQKLVFTKNNISTIRNGTFQHTFNLLELDLNKNNIYHLNRRTFDGLANLRKLDLRRNRIHNLTEFTFAELWNLQELLLGKNDLKYISERAFDGLSQLKKLSLDDNKLAALPSGLFEGVRGLSSLDLRSNELHALTFDNIKPILDNLKPLNSNLLLEENNFACDCNLKWMHALRNETKSQNTKDSLDTVTCKMDPPIVSSAYNKMPEPDTVEYNHDILHAGLTIETLNDKNVTEKKTGDFKELVEANDVTAKKGVKRTVLKIRPETLPCPKTTVKSTEPPYVIDSVIPIQNEMKTFRFHERNSCGLLSFNLALRIACFVFFFT, encoded by the exons ATGGAGCGTCGCATAGCTGGCATCATCTACATATTAATCACGTTTGCGCTCGTCAACGAGATGTCCATTAACGTGCAAGCCAGAGACAACAACAAGCGGCGCAGCAAGGAAAAGACCGGCGGCTTCCAAAAGAACATATGCGACATAACAGACAGAGATTCAAAAGTGCATTGCTACTGCGAAAATACAAGAGAACCTAGAAATGCTACAAAAGCGGAATGCTGGGTATTCAACGGAGGAATACCGCGCGACGATCTCATCTGGCAGAGTTTCGCCTCACAGCCCACTTTGCAAACTTTGTCATTCAACGTCCGTGTCGAAGGGGCGCTCGGCTACGTTCCCACGAAAGCATTATACTACTTACAACGCCTCCGatctatcaatataaaatacggTAACATTATAGACGTGACACCATTCGCCTTTGCAAATCTAACTAACTTGAAAGAGGCGGGGCTGTCGCAGAATCAAATAGAAACACTTCAGCAATACGCATTCGCACACCTGCCGAATATAACGACGATAAATCTCGAAGACAACATGATTATCGACATCGATACAGAGGCTTTTTATGATGTGCCAAAGTTGCAGAAACTTGTTTtcacaaaaaacaatatatcaaCGATACGCAACGGCACGTTTCAGCACACTTTCAATCTACTAGAGTTGGATTTGAACAAAAACAACATATATCATCTGAACCGGAGGACTTTTGACGGATTGGCCAACTTGAGGAAATTGGATTTGAGGAGAAACAGAATACACAATCTGACCGAGTTCACATTCGCGGAGCTATGGAACCTGCAAGAGCTGTTGCTGGGAAAGaacgatttaaaatatatatcggaGCGAGCTTTCGATGGGTTGTCGCAGTTGAAAAAGTTGTCCCTCGACGACAATAAACTCGCCGCGCTACCGTCCGGGCTGTTTGAAGGCGTGCGCGGCCTGAGCTCCCTGGATCTACGTTCGAACGAACTTCATGCGCTAACTTTCGACAACATCAAACCCATACTGGACAATTTAAAGCCTCTGAACAGCAATTTGTTACTCGAGG AAAACAACTTCGCTTGCGACTGCAATTTGAAGTGGATGCATGCACTGCGAAATGAAACGAAGAGTCAAAACACCAAGGACTCCTTAGACACGGTCACTTGCAAAATGGATCCGCCCATAGTCAGTTCTGCGTACAACAAAATGCCTGAACCTGACACAGTAGAATACAACCATGACATCCTCCACGCTGGCCTTACAATCGAAACTTTGaatgataaaaatgttacagaGAAAAAAACTGGAGATTTCAAAGAATTGGTCGAAGCTAACGATGTAACAGCTAAAAAAGGCGTGAAGCGAACAGTTCTTAAGATACGTCCTGAAACCCTTCCCTGTCCTAAGACGACTGTTAAGTCTACCGAACCCCCCTACGTTATAGACTCAGTAAtaccaatacaaaatgaaatgaaaacgTTCAGATTTCACGAAAGGAATAGCTGCGGACTACTTAGTTTTAACTTAGCGTTAAGGATTGCGTGTTTTGTGTTTTTCTTCACTTAA